The following are encoded together in the Monodelphis domestica isolate mMonDom1 chromosome 5, mMonDom1.pri, whole genome shotgun sequence genome:
- the RARRES2 gene encoding retinoic acid receptor responder protein 2 has product MCRKEMRQLLLPLALWLSALGPTGTRGDELSVPQQRGLQVALEKFHNHPPVQWAFKETGVDTASDTSFPGGTFVRLEFGLQQTSCRKKDWRNTECKVKPNGRKRNCLACIKFDSKDRILKQMIHCPIGPPWSQRDPEGQQETQCTQVERAGEEPQSFYFPGTYAFSRSHSSG; this is encoded by the exons ATGTgcagaaaagaaatgagacagTTGCTGCTCCCCCTGGCCCTGTGGCTCAGCGCCCTGGGGCCCACAGGCACCCGAGGAGATGAGCTTTCCGTGCCACAACAACGGGGGTTGCAGGTGGCTCTGGAGAAGTTCCACAATCACCCACCTGTGCAGTGGGCGTTCAAGGAGACTGGCGTGGACACTGCCAGTGACACG TCATTCCCTGGAGGGACATTTGTTCGCCTGGAATTTGGGCTCCAGCAGACCAGCTGCAGAAAGAAGGACTGGAGGAACACCGAGTGCAAGGTTAAGCCCAATGGG CGGAAGAGGAATTGTTTGGCTTGCATCAAGTTTGATTCTAAGGACCGGATCCTGAAACAGATGATTCACTGCCCCATCGGGCCTCCGTGGAGTCAAAGG GATCCTGAGGGGCAGCAGGAGACCCAATGCACTCAAGTGGAACGAGCTGGTGAGGAACCCCAAAGTTTTTACTTCCCTGGCACGTATGCCTTTTCTAGAAGTCACAGCTCTGGCTGA
- the LRRC61 gene encoding leucine-rich repeat-containing protein 61, which yields MEPLGERAGQGDRVHITAPMLKALTGEFSLESILLLKLCGLGLVDLGCLGECLGLEWLDLSRNILTHLGPLASLRQLAVLNVSANRLTGIEPLASCESLQSLNVAGNLLAGVGQLQCLAGLQRLEHLRLQDPLARLSNPLCNSSSYRADVWELLPGLKVIDGERASGKGSEFYQLCRDLDKSLHRSPGPVADLASCEAKPWVEPSYWKSPQDQDNSILEDACRQFQDTVQEFQELSQKADDTLAQAEKALRPASGNSTSFVF from the coding sequence ATGGAGCCCCTCGGGGAGAGAGCTGGGCAGGGTGACCGAGTGCATATCACAGCCCCGATGCTTAAAGCTTTGACCGGTGAGTTTTCCCTGGAGTCCATCTTGCTGCTGAAACTTTGTGGTTTGGGGCTGGTAGACCTAGGCTGCCTCGGAGAATGTTTGGGGCTGGAGTGGCTGGACCTGTCTCGTAACATCCTCACCCACCTGGGACCCCTGGCCTCGCTTCGGCAGCTGGCTGTACTCAATGTCTCTGCCAACCGTCTGACAGGGATAGAACCACTGGCCTCTTGCGAGAGCCTGCAGAGCCTCAATGTGGCTGGGAACTTGCTGGCCGGGGTGGGCCAACTGCAGTGCCTGGCAGGCCTTCAGCGGCTGGAACATCTGAGGCTCCAGGACCCCTTGGCACGGCTTAGCAACCCGCTCTGCAACAGCTCTTCCTACAGGGCTGACGTATGGGAGCTGCTGCCTGGCCTCAAGGTCATTGACGGGGAGCGGGCGTCAGGTAAGGGCAGTGAGTTCTACCAGTTGTGCAGGGACCTTGACAAGTCCTTGCACAGGAGCCCGGGACCTGTCGCTGACCTTGCCTCCTGTGAGGCCAAGCCCTGGGTGGAGCCCAGCTACTGGAAGTCCCCACAGGACCAGGACAACTCCATCCTGGAAGATGCCTGCCGCCAGTTCCAGGACACAGTACAAGAATTTCAGGAGCTGAGCCAGAAGGCTGATGATACTCTAGCCCAGGCAGAAAAGGCCCTTCGACCTGCCAGTGGGAACTCGACTTCCTTTGTCTTCTAA